A genomic window from Octopus sinensis unplaced genomic scaffold, ASM634580v1 Contig11667, whole genome shotgun sequence includes:
- the LOC115229069 gene encoding IST1 homolog, whose protein sequence is MRLESLTVSLQLSITRLKNLQIKKTELSTRSRLEIAELLKNGKTNRARIRVESILREDYLIESMEMTELYCDLILSRLGVLRESKTVPPPLEEAVASVIWAKNYLACDVPELNKIFSILTKKYGGEFVKICAANSVKNVNPVLVRNLTYRVPDKRVVESYLVEIAKAANIPYEPNPEIALSNISHPSIGFDILNTPFLTNSEQNFDDKADDIDNTGGAENRTECPGYGNTDSNADFDFDDLTKRFDALKKF, encoded by the coding sequence ATGCGGTTGGAATCTTTAACAGTATCTCTCCAATTATCAATAACTCGTTTAAAAAATCTGCAAATTAAGAAAACTGAACTTTCCACACGATCGAGACTAGAAATTGCCGAACTTTTGAAAAATGGGAAAACAAATCGAGCAAGAATTCGCGTCGAGTCCATTTTGAGGGAAGACTACCTCATAGAGTCAATGGAAATGACCGAGCTCTATTGTGACCTAATTCTCTCTCGGCTGGGTGTGTTAAGGGAGTCCAAGACTGTTCCTCCCCCTTTGGAGGAGGCAGTTGCCAGTGTCATCTGGGCTAAGAATTATTTGGCATGCGATGTGCCTGAActgaacaaaatattttccattttgaccAAAAAATATGGAGGAGaatttgttaaaatttgtgcTGCTAACTCTGTTAAAAACGTTAACCCCGTCCTCGTCAGGAACCTTACTTACAGAGTCCCTGATAAGCGGGTTGTCGAAAGTTACCTGGTGGAAATAGCCAAAGCTGCCAATATCCCCTACGAACCTAACCCGGAAATTGCGCTTTCGAATATTTCACATCCCAGCATTGGGTTCGACATACTTAATACTCCTTTCTTGACCAATTCTGAACAAAATTTTGATGATAAAGCAGACGATATTGATAATACTGGTGGTGCTGAAAACAGAACTGAATGTCCTGGATATGGTAACACTGACTCTAATGCCGACTTTGACTTTGATGACCTTACCAAAAGATTCGATGctcttaaaaaattttaa